In Pirellula sp. SH-Sr6A, the DNA window GGAGTTCCTGCTTCGATTTTCTCCCCCTCTTTTGCTTGGACTATAAAGGGTTGGGTATAGGAGACCGCCCGAGTGAACCGATCGGTTGCAATGGATTGCGCCGAGGGTGCTAACGAGGTGGGGCGAGGCGAGCTGGGAAACCGATTCGGAGTTTGATTGAGGTATCCGCTTACACGCGGCCTAACTTCGACCGAGTGCGCGGGGGCGGTCCGCCCTGTGAAGTCCCGGTAATCCGTGACCTGTTTGACCTTGGCATCGATGGTATCGACGGGGGTGGAAGGCCTCTCCGGCATGGACGCCCCAGGAACGCCCGAACCTGGTTTCCCCAGTTTTCCTCCTGCTCCATGCCCACCGCAGCCTGTTATCGCCAGCGATGCTGCCAGAATCCCCACGCACGCTACACCAGCGATAGCCCGCTTCCATTTGCTTTCGGTTTCGTTCATCATTCCTCCGAATGTACACTGCACGGTGTAGTTTTTCTACGGCCTAGGGATTTTTTCCGGGGCGGTTACGAAGTCAAGCCCCCTCGGCTACAACATGGTCCTTCTCGAGATGGCGAGTTGGAAAGAATTTTTGTGATAGGAAGGGATCTTGGAGCGATGCAAACCGGTGAACGGCTAACCGACCGTAAGCGAGTCGATATCCTCTCCGCCGCCGTATCCTGTTTCTCTGAAATGGGTTTCGACAACACCAGTATGGATTTGATCGCGCAGCAGGCCGGAGTTTCGAAGCGAACGGTTTACAACCATTTTCCCAGTAAAGATCGCCTCTTCGAGGCGATTGTGTCGCAACTCAAAGACCATGCCGCTCGCGCGGTCCCTCTTTGCTACCGGTCGGACGAAACGCTGGAACGGCAACTGGAGCCCTTTTGCCTCGGCGTGATCGAATTCCACTGTCATCCGGATTCGCGGGTTCTCGGAAGAATCCTCATTTCCCGGTTTATCCGTAATCCACAGCTCGGGCATGAAATGTTTGGCAATACAAAAATCTTCGAAAATCTCCTCGTCCAATGGATCCAATCGGCCCAAAAGGACAAGCGTATTTTGGAAGGCGATGCGAACTTTGCTTCCAAACAACTACTGATGCTCGTAGAAGGATTCTGTGTTTGGCCCCAGCTCATCCTCAATGCAACAAACCCGTCCAAGCCGCAAAAGAAGAAAATCGCGAACGCCGCTGTCAAGATGTTTCTTCAGACCTACCGCGCACCATCCCGATAGCAACCGCTCAAGCTAGAGTGGAGTCGTTGACTTCACGTTACACGCGTGTTCCCTCAAGCCTTCCTATGCCCCAAGCCCCAGTCTTTTAGAACCCATGCGTACGATCCCAATCCCCACGGGGGATGTTTCTGAGCCGCCCGATAACTCCGCCAAGCAATTTGCTGAGGAACGGCGATTTCTCCAAGGTCCCAGCAGCCGGCGCGCCGAGCTGTTTCGATCGTTGAAGATCTTTCGAGAGATCATTCGCGGTTTTCGCTATCTCCACTTCGTAGGTCCCTGCGTGACCGTCTTTGGCTCCGCTCGATTCCCGGAGAACCATCGCTTCTACACGCAGGCACGGGAGATTGGAGCCGAATTGGCGCGAGCTGGCTTCACGGTCATGACCGGAGGCGGGCCGGGAATCATGGAAGCAGCCAATCGCGGAGCTAAAGATGTGCAAGGCCGAAGTGTGGGATGCAATATCGTTCTCCCTCACGAACAAAACCCGAACCCCTACCTCGATCTCTTTGTCGAATTCGATTACTTCTTCGTTCGCAAACTGATGTTGGCGAAATACTCCTACGCGTTCGTCGCCTGTCCAGGTGGGTTTGGTACGCTCGATGAACTCTTTGAAATCGCCACGTTGGTGCAAACCACAAAAGTCAAAGCCTTTCCCATCATTCTCGCAGGCGTCGAGTACTGGACTCCGATGCTGGATTTCCTGAGACAGACGATGCTCGCCAATGGAACGATCGATGCAGCGGATATTGACCGATTTATCATTACCGACTCAGCCCAAGAGATCGCAGAACGCATCAGCCATTCCGCTCGGACTACGTTCGGTCTGCAACACGGAGTTCCGCGGCCTCGCTGGTGGCTGGGCGAAACCGACCCGATTGCTTACGCACGCAAATTGAAACCGATCGCTGTACCGAAGTCCTGATGGGATTTGTTATGCTAGGAGCGAGGCGCCAAACTGTTCCTTGCATCGGCTCACAACCTGCTGGATTACTTCATCGGCTTGGGAACTGGTCAGCGTTTCCGTCGCGCTCTGCAGCTGGAGGCTAAACAGAATCCGCTTCTTCCCTTCGCCATCTTTCTTCGTGTCGCGATAAACCTCTTGGAACGCAATTCCGACACATAAGGGGCCTGCTGCATGTCGAACGGCTTGTTCCAGTTCGAGCCATCGCAAAGGCTCGTCGACGATCAGATTCAAGTCTCGGTCGACGGCAGGGAACGGAACGATCCCCTGCAACCGAGGAACTTCCCGCGCCCGAGTCAAAAGCCGATCCAGGTTTAGCTCGCCCACTCCTACCGCCGCGTCGAGCTTCATTCCGTCCGCAATCGATCGCGATACGATTCCTGCCCAGGCGAGCGCATGTCCGTCGAGTGTCCACTGCACCCCCGATTCAGCTTGGAGGAACGGCCACGAAACCACTTCCTTTTGAATCTGCTTTTCGAACAGATCCCAACCGCAGACGCGCCCGATCACCTCCTCAAAGAGACCGACCACCTCCCGTAAATCAACTCCACCGAGTACACCCAAATGGAATTGTTCCTTGGGCAGGCCCGCGGTCACTGGCAAGTAAACGTTAGAGGTTTCGAAAAGGTGCACGTCCTTGTTCGACTGCTGTTGGTTGTGGAGTCTCGAACCGATCAAACTAGGAACCAGCGATCGGCGAAGTTGGCTGGCGCCCTCCAACAATGGCACGACCGTAGCCAGCGGAGCAATCTCCGTCCAAGGCGAAATCGAGGAGGCGGGCGATTTGGATATCAAGCTCGGAGTCATCGCCTCGGAAAAACCAAACCCGCAGCAAACGTTGCGAACGGTCTGCATCATCGTGTCCTTGGGCCTCCGAGCGCTGGCCACCATCGGTACTACCGCATCCTCCGGAATCTTGTCGTAGCCGTAGATGCGGGCGACCTCTTCGATCAAATCGATTTCGCGGGTCAGATCCATTCGGTAGGAAGGAGGCAATACTGCGGCTGTTCCCGAAGACTCGCTTTGGACGACCGAACACCCCAATCGCTTGAGAATGTCCACCGACGTTGTCCACGGTACTTCAATCCCTAAAACCTTCGCGATGCGCTCTTCTCGCAGAGTTATCTCGGGAACCGAGCGCCCCGGGCGACCCGTGTCGACCGAGCCCAATTGAAGCGTTCCCCCTGCAAGTTTCAGAATGAGCTCGCAGCAACGCTTCGAAGCCCATTCGAGTTGCTCTGCGTCGACGCGTCGCTCGTATCGATGGGAGGCGGGCGAGTGAAGCTTGAGTTTGCGAGCCGTTCGCCGAATAGCCATCGGAACGAAATCGGCTGCTTCGAGCAAAACATCTACGGTTTGTTCGGTGACTTCGCTATCGACGCCACCCATCACCCCCCCCAGGGCGACCGGTCGTTCGCTATCGGCGATGACGACCATATCCTGGTCGAGGGAATAGGTTTTGTGATCGATTGCCACAAAGGTCTCTTTGGGCTCTGCTCTGCGAACGATGATATGGCCGCCCCGAATCTGTGCGAAGTCGAAGGCGTGCAGAGGCTGGCCGCATTCAAACATCACGTAGTTGGTCGCGTCGACAACGTTGTTGATCGATTTGACACCGATGGCGCGCAGTCGCTTTTGCAACCATTCAGGACTAGGACCAACATTCACTCCGCGTATCAATCGACCGATGTAGCGTGGACATCCCTCGGGGAATTGGTTGGTAATACGCAATTGTTCCGAGACCGCGGAGCCACTCTCCGAGGGGTTGGGTTGGGGGATCCGGAGCGTTTGCGACAGGAGCACGGCGGCTTCCCTGGCGATTCCAATGTGCCCGAGACAGTCACCGCGATTGCTCGTTACCTCTAAGTCGATCACTGGAACACCTTCGATCAACTCGGTGCTCTCGTGATTCAATCCGGTCAATGCCCATCGCGTCGCCATCTCATCATGATCCACGGTGAGATCGACGTAGTCCGACAACCATTCCCAAGATACCAGCATGGCGAATTCACTTCTCTCAAAAAGACGATCTACGACGCGAACTGACGAAGGAAACGGACGTCGCTTCGATATAAATCGCGAATGTCGGTAATGCCGAAACGTCGCATGCAGAGACGTTCCACTCCCAGTCCAAAGGCAAAACCTGAGTACTGCTCGGGATCGATATTCAAATGAGCGAATACATTCGGATCGACCATCCCTGCTCCCCCGAATTCGATCCATTGCCCGTTCCACCAATAATCCACTTCTACGCTGGGCTCGGTGAAGGGAAAGAACGAGGGTCGGAACCGCACATTGACATCACTACCGAGATAGCTAGTCGCAAAGAGCCTCAGTACGCTTTTGAGCTGCGCCATGGTCACATGCTTATCGACCCACAACCCTTCCATTTGATGGAACATGGGGAAGTGGGTAGCGTCGGGCGCATCCGGACGGTAAACCCGGCCCAACGAAATGATTCGCAATGGAAGCGGTTGGCTTTCCATAACACGGATCTGCACGGTGCTCGTCTGGCTTCGAAGCAGCATCGCATCGTGGTCAGAAGCGGCTTGTTTGTTGGCGGTCGCTAGATAGAAATTGTCGAGCGGATCGCGAGCGGGGTGATCTTCTGGGATATTAAGCGCGACGAAGTTGTGCCATGTGTCTTCAATTTCGGGACCTTCTGTAACCGAAAATCCCAGTCGCCCCATAATCTCCTTGAGATGCTCAATCGTCTGAGTGATGGGGTGCAATTGCCCCAACCGAGGCCGTAGTCCTGGTAGGGTGGGGTCCAATTTGGGGCCAGAAGGGTGAGTGCTGGCGTTTCCACCTAGCCCTGTTGCAGCGGCATCCAGTGCCGCTTGGATCGTGTCGCGAACCTCATTGAATCGCTTCCCTGCGGCTGGTTTGTCGGGAACTTCTACAGAAGCCAATAGCTTTTGGACGCTTTTGAGAGCGCCGTTCTTTGCCCCGACGAATTTCACGCGCAGAGCTTCTAACGTCTCCGTGCTGTCAACGGATGCAAGACTTCGCGTGGCATCCTCGACCAATTCATCCAGGGCTGCCAAGAAACGACTCAACGACATAACTCGCTCCAATTTGGAGATCGCCGAAGACTATGAAAAACGAGGGTCAGAAAAGTGCTGACCCAAAAAACAAACGGCCCTACCAGGGGGCCGTTTCGTGAATCTCCATCAGCGCTGGAATGCCGACTCGCGAGCGACAGGAATATCGACATTCCTGTTCGCAGAACGGCAGTCCGCTCAGATAAACTGCTAGCTGATGCCGAGAGCGCTCTTAGCGGCCGCTACGACCACAGCAAAACCTGCTGGATCGTGGATCGCCATATCGGAGAGAATCTTTCGATCCAGCTCAATATTCGCCTTGTTCAGACCGTCGATCAGCTGACTATATCGCAGATCGTGCATCCGAGCCGCCGCATTCAATCGAATGATCCAAAGTCGGCGGAAATCACGGCGCTTGCGGCGGCGATCCCGGTACGCAAACTTGCCAGCTCGGTAGAGCGTTTCCTTTGCAGTACGATACAGCCTGCGGCGACCGCCGACGTACCCTTCTGCTCGCTGGAATAAACGACGCTTCGCCTGCCTACGGGCAGAACCTTTTCTTGTTCTCATTTTTATGCAACTCGGTTGCTAAAGTGCCTCAGGTCAACGCAAACGTCTGAGCAATTCTCAGCTTCGGCGGCCCGTCGCGACGGTCTGCGTTCGTTCAATACCCAAACACCAGGATGGAAATAGGGCCTTGGATTTACAGAATTTCAAGGAAACTCGAAGGAAATGCTGCGACGCGGTAACGTGCCCACGCCGGTGCGATACTAGTAGCTGTATCCGCGGAGCGCTTCCTGAATCGCCTTCTCGAACTGAGGCTCGAGAACCTTCGTCCCTCGCAATTGTCGGATTTTCTTGGCCGATTTGCTGATGGCCAAGTGGCTGGTTCCAGCCTTGCGGTGCTTTGCCTTACCATTGGCGGAAAGGCGGAATCGCTTGCGTGTGGACTTGTGTGTTTTTTGTTTTGTCATGATTGAGTGGTCCTTCGGATTTTCGAGGGCCCAGAGTTTAACGAGGGTCTAAAAATCGTCCAAGGGTAAAGGGATGCCAAAAATCGCGATTTCAACAAGTTTTCCGGAAGATTCCCTTGGACGGTCAGAAGGGCGGTCGGATTTTTCGCCAGGTTTATCCATGTTGCTTTGAGGGTGACCATCTCCTACTATGCACTACAAGATGAGGGCACAAATCCTACCCGTCCTCTCTAAACTACCTACCATGGACTCCCCGGGGCGAAGAAGAATGCGCAAGCAAGCGGATTGGAAGGCACGGATTTTTGCAAGGGCGACGATCGCTGGGTTGCTGGTCAGCGGGACTTGTTTTTCGGTCCCCGCGATATCCGTCGCGGAAGAATTGCCGAGAGTCGCCGCCGTGGAGGAACCGCCAGCGAACACGGCCATGATCGTTCGCATGGTAAAGGGATTGGTCGAGAACGAGCATATCTCCCACCCCCAATTCAATGACGAAATGTCGATTCGCGGTTTCGACTTGTTCCTCCGCAATGTCGATCCGCTCAAGATGTATTTCATCCAACCCGACATCGACGAGTTCTTGGTCTATCGCGACAAACTGGACGATTTGATCCGGGTCAACAATGTCGCATTTGCATACAAAGTCTACAAACGCTATCTGACTCGCCTCGATGAGATGATGCCTTACATCCACGAGCAGATCGATGCAGATCACGACTTCAACGTCGACGAAACGATTCTTGCCGATGCCAAAGAGATTCCTTGGGCGGCCAACGAAGCCGAACTGAAGGATCGTATTCGAAAAACAATCAAGCTGAACATCTTGTCCCTCAAAGCGGACGACAAGACGCTGGAGCAAGCTCGTGAGACGCTGCACAAACGCTATCGCACGCTGTACTTGGCCAAGTCGCAGACCGACGTCGATGAATTGTTGGAAATCTATCTGACCTCCCTCACCAATGCCTTGGATCCGCACACCACCTACATGTCGCCGCGCGAACAAGAGGACTTCGGGGTTCACTTGAAGCTCGAATTCACGGGCATCGGTGCAACCCTTCGTCCCGACGATGGACAGACGGTTGTCGAAAACATTGTTACGGGTGGGGCTGCGGACCGGGATGGACGGCTCAAGGTAGGGGATCATATCGTCGGCGTTTCGCAGGACGAGAGCTCGCCAGTTGTCGAAACATCGGACATGAAACTGCAAGACGTCGTCTCGCTGATTCGTGGCCCGAAAGGAACGCGCGTCCGCCTCCACGTGAAACCCGGCGGGACCGGCGCAACGCAAATTTATGAGATCACTCGCGACTTGATCAAACTCGAAGACGAGGCAGCGCGCGGCGAAATCATCGAACACGGTATGCGTCCCGATGGAGGGAAGTATCGGATCGGCTACATCAACCTCCCGAGCTTCTACCTCGATATGGATGCAGCTCGCCGAAATGTTCGGAACTATCGAAGCACGCGCCGCGACCTGACCAACATCATCAACGACTTCAAACAAAAAGGGATCGATGCCATCGTTCTCGATTTGAGCAAGAATGGTGGCGGATCTCTCCAAGAAGCCATCGCCGTGACCGGCCTGTTCATCGAACGGGGACCTGTTGTCCAAGTGAAGTCCCCTGGTGGCGATGTCGAATCGCTCGATGACACCGATAGCAGCATGATCTGGACGGGACCCCTCGTGGTAAAGATCAGCCAGATGAGTGCGAGCGCTAGCGAGATCTTTGCAGGAGCAATCCAGGACTACGATCGAGGATTGATCGTCGGTGATCCCAAGACGCATGGTAAAGGAACGGTTCAGACCCTCCGCGACCTCGCTCAAGAGTGGAGTATCGGTGGATCCAAATCCTACGGCGGCTTAAAACTGACTATCCAACAGTTTTATCTCCCCAACGGAAAATCAACCCAACTCGATGGGGTTGCGTCCGATGTGGTTCTCCCCTCGATCACCGCCAAGCTCGACATTTCCGAATCGGACTTGGACTATCCGCTCCCGGCGGACAAAGTCGCCGCCAAGGTTCATAAGCACTACAAAATGACCGACCCGGCGATGAAGGTGGCGTTGCAAAATGCAGCCAACGATCGAGTCGCGAAGAACCCCGAGTTCGAAAAGCTTTTGGCTCGAATCGATTCCTACGTCCGCCAAAAAGAAGAAAAGACCATTTCCTTGAAAGAGTCGGATTACATGGCTCGACGCAAAGAACTGAACTCCGAAAAGGTGGAAGAGGAGCAGATCATTGCGAAGGAAGAGAAAGGGAAGATCTTCTATAAGAACTTCTATAACGAAGAAGTTCTGAACGTCACCCAAGATTATGTCGAAGCACTCCGTCGCAACAACAAAATCGTAGCGAAGTAGATCGTAGCGAAGTAGATCGTCGGGGCCATTCCCCCGGCGGTCATGCACTACGGTTTGGGGGCGCGACAGTGGCGACCTTTTGGCATGGATACAGTGCCAGTGGTTTACAACCCGAGAGAGCCTATGAGCGACGCTGCTCCGAAAACTTCAGTATCTAAGAAAACTCCCCTCTCGATCTGGATCGGGATGGGAGTTTTGCTTTTGGTGCCAGTCGCGAGATGGTCGCTCGAGGAAATCGATCATCAATATGCCAATATTGCAACCGCATTGTTGATCGCAGTGGGCGTGCTCGCTCTCACGATAGGAATCCTGAGGCGACTACCGTGGGTCGCAACAATCGTCTACTTGGTGACGGTGATTTTGGCCATCGCATTGTTTTCCCGTTACTTCGAGTTTCGAGGCTTTACCGGAGAGCTCGTCCCAACGTTCCGATGGCGTGCGCAGTCGATCCCGTCTGACCGGGAAGGCCTCGGACAGACGGGTCATGATGAAGCGGTCGAGCGTCTGAAGCCTTGGACGACGCACGCTCGATTCACCCAGTTTCTCGGTAATGATCGCAGCGGTAAAATCCAGTCACCTTCGATCGATTTGGATTGGCACGCGAAAGGGCCTACTCCTTTGTGGCGAGTCCAGGTGGCGGATGGCTGGTCGGGTATCACCGTTGCCGACGGGATGGTGTGGACCCTGCTTCAGGACCCAGCCGAGGAAGCCGTCGTTTGCTACGAGCTCGCAACAGGGCGGGAAAAGTGGCGAACCCGGTTTCCTGGACGGCATACGGAACCTATGGGTGGGACAGGTCCTCGCTCTACACCGACTTGGCAAGACGGTAAGCTTTGGATCCAAACCGCCGTTGGCATCGCGGCTTGCCTAGATGCGTCGCAGGGAACCATCGAGTGGCAAAAAGACTTGCTTCGAGAGGGGTTTGCCAGTCAATCTGAGTCGGAGCAATCCATCAAATGGGGACGCAGTGGTTCTCCGCTACTGGTGCAGTCTTCGGGGCAACTTTTGGTTATTTACCCGTTGGGTGGAAAGCCTGACACCGATCAGTCGGGTTCGCTCATCGCAATGGATGCCAGTTCGGGTGAAGTGAAGTGGAAAGGGGGAGCTGCTCAAATCGCATACGGTTCTCCCATGTTGATGAAACTCGCAGGGGTCGAACAGATCGTCGCGATTCACGAAGGCATCGTGGCTGGGCACTCCGTGGAGACGGGCGACGTTCTCTGGAGTTCACCCTGGGAGAGCCATTCCAATGCGGACGCCTGTTCGTCGTCGCCTGTCGATTGCTCATCGGATCGCATCCTGCTCGGAAAAGGCTACGCTGCAGGATCGAAATTGATTCGCATTGGCAAGTCGCAAACCGATGGCCCTGCTTCTTGGTCGGCCGAAGACGTTTGGGCGAATCATCGGATTTTGAAAACCAAATTGACCAATGCCATTTATCACTCCGACCGCTTGTACGGTTTGAGCGATGGCATACTCGAGTGCGTCGAACCAGAAACGGGCAAGAGAATTTGGCGAGGAGGTCGATATGGGCAAGGCCAGTTGCTGATGGTGAATAACAGGCTGATGGTGACTTCGGAGGATGGGCGGTTGATCCTCGTAGAACCCGATCAAGGCAAGGAATTGCATGCGATCGATGTGCTCGATGGAGTTACATGGAATTATCCGGCGGTCGCAGGTCCCTTTATTCTCATGCGCAATGGCTCTGAAATGGTTTGTTTCTTCTCTCCCTCGGAGGAGGGGATCCAATCGAAATCGGTGCCGCCATGAGTTCGACGCCACCGAATGCCAGGTCGGGACTGAGATCGGAGACGTCGTATGTGCTGGGTATCGATCCCGGGCTCGCAGTGACGGGTTATGGGGTCATCCTATGGACACCCGGTCGTCCAAAATTGATTGAGGCAGGTGTGATTCGTGTCTCACGAAATCAATCCATGTCCAAGCGGCTACTGGAGCTGCACTGCGGAATATCGGAGGTGATCGAGAGCTATCCAATCGTTGCGGTTGCGATCGAGCAGCTCTATTCGCATTACGCGCGGCCTCGGACGGCGATCCTCATGGGGCACGCTCGCGGAGTACTGACTCTCGCGGCAGCCCAGAAGGGTATTTCGGTCCATTCTTACGAACCGACCAAGGTCAAGAAGCTTTTGACGGGCAACGGCCGCGCCCCCAAAGATCAGATGCAGCGCGCGGTTCAGATGCAATTCCAATTGAAAGCTCCTCCGGATCCCCCTGACGTGGCAGATGCTCTCGCCATCGCTCTGTGCCATTACTATGCTCAAGGCCCCATGGCAGAGATCATCACCAAGAGCAGGAAAACCAAGTGATCACGAAAATAACTGGCCAGCTGTTGAGCCTTTCTAACGACACCGCGACCCTTCACATTCCGCCATTCGAATACGAAGTCTCGATTCCCGAGTACACCCGCAGGCATTTGCAGGCCGACTTGGGGAAATCGATTTCCCTCCACACCTTGCATTACATCGATGGAAACGCAGCACAGGGGTCGCGTCTCACCCCGAAATTGGTCGGGTTTTTGACCACGATTGAACGCGACTTCTTTGAGCTCTTTTGTTCGGTCGATGGAGTTGGGGCAAAGAAAGCGCTTCGTGCCATGGTCCGTCCGGTGCAAGACACGGCGATCATGATTGAGCAGCAAGACGCCAAAGGGCTTTCCACTTTGCCCGGAATCGGAGCGGCGACGGCCGAGAAGATCATTGCGACCCTTCGTCGCAAAATGCCTCGCTTTGCACTTTTGGTCCGCCGAGAAATGCCCAACGCAGAGGTGCAAAAGCCCGGGGTTGTCGATGAAACGTTTGCCGCGTTGCTGGTGTTGGGACACGGTGAAGCCGATGCCCGTCGATTGATCGAACAAGCTCTCGCGACCGGTCAGAAATTCAAAGACACCGAGACCATGATACAAGCCATCTACCAACGCCAAGCAAACTCTCAGAAGTGACCATTCTCGGCGGGTAGGTCCTCGGCACTAACATTTCTTTTGCAATGAATACTATTCGTCGGTGTCGGCGATTAGTTCGCTCGGCTCGGAAGTGCTCGTTTGCGCGATGACCGGACGGATCGATTGAGCTGGATCTACTCGAACGATCTGGCCATCGAACATTTCGACAAATTGCTGAACGATGGGATTGGTCATCGCTTTGCGAATCAATTGGGATTGAGGAACACTCGGTCGGAACTCCTCGACAACGGGTGCCGGCGCTTTGCTCTCAACATGCGGGGCGACCTCATCGGTGAGAGTGAATTCAAGAACTGCTTCGACGCGGAATTGGTCAGCAAGAGAGCTTGTGAGCTTTCTGGAATTGTCCGCAGTTTGGAAATAATCGATCGCAAATCGACCTTCCTTGGCAACGAAAGCTCTCCATTTTCCTTTGTCAGCGACCTGGACACGGGTGATCATGTTGACGCATTCCACAATCAATCCACCGATCGATTGCGCTGCGGCTCGCAGTTGATGCAGGGGAGTGTCCGCGACGTTCGTATCGGAAGGATTTTTAGGAGTCGGTTCCCCCTCCTTCGACACGGACAGGGCTGCGGTTTGGTCGTTCGCTTGTGTCGCGGTCGTCGGCGAAGTCGCAGCGGCGGTCAGTGCGGCGGGTTTCTCGGTCCCGGGCGATGGTTCGTTTCTCGAAGGGAGCGTGGCTCCCGTTACGGTCTCATCTTTTTTTTTTGCTTCGGTCGATTCCGATGCTGCAGCGGAGGCAGGTTTTTGTTGCGAGGAACCTGTGCTTGGAACAACTGGCTGCGCTGGAGTTGCAGGCTTCGACGATCCTGCAGGAGGCGTTGGTAGTGCCGTCGTGGTATGAACGGGCGGCCGGGGGGGAGGGAGGGATTGCCCCGACGCCAGGGCCTTAACCAAGTCTGTGAGGGCCTGCAGATCTTGAAGCTGACAAATTTGGACGATGGCGATTTCGACGAGTACACGGCTCTGGACGCTGTGCCTCATCTTGACGATTGTTTCATCCAAAATCTGAATCGCAGCCATCAGCGAGGCGACGCCCCATTGTTGTCCCCAGGTTCGCAATGGCTCGAGACTGGATGGATTCGCGGTTTTGATAAGGTCGCTACCGCACCCGACCGTCACGACCATCATGTCCCGCAGATAACCAAGAAGTTGTTCGGCGAGCTGACCGACGTCGACTCCTTCTCCTGCTGCGACGTTCAATTCGTCGAGGGCTCCGGCCGCATCGCGTTGAATCATTTTGGATGCGAACGAAGCCAGTCTCGTTTCGTCGGCTGTTCCAAGCATCGCATGCACATCGGATACGGTGATCCGATTACCGCTAAAGCTGAGCAGTTGTTCCAGTAGGGACTGGCTGTCACGCATGGAGCCTGCAGCGCGGCGAGCGATGATCTGCAGTGCGGCTTCGTCTGCTTCGGTACCCTCGTTTTCGCAAATGTATTGAAGCCGCCCCAAAATCTGATCGGTATGAACGGGGGGGAAATCAAAACGTTGGCACCGGGACAATACCGTGATCGGCATCTTTTCTGGGTCCGTGGTGCAGAAGATGAACTTCACATGTCCAGGCGGTTCCTCCAGCGTCTTCAACAATGCGTTGAACGCCTGGGTTGTCAGCATGTGGACTTCGTCGATGATGTAGATCTTGTACGGAGATCGGCTGGGACGAACTGCAGCGTTGGCGCGGAGCTGTCGAATTTCATCGATCCCACGATTGCTCGCGCCATCGATCTCGATGACATCCATATCCTCACCCGAGTCGATCGCTTGGGCGATGTCGGATTGAGGGTCAAATTCTCCGTCAGCGCTCGCGGAAGCATTCAACGCCTTCGCGAAAATGCGGGCGGTACTGGTTTTTCCAACCCCCCTCGCCCCGGTAAAGAGATACGCATGTCCGACCCGGTTCGTATGGATGGCATTGAGCAGCGCCTGGGCTACCGTCGACTGCCCTACCAA includes these proteins:
- a CDS encoding TIGR00730 family Rossman fold protein, with the protein product MRTIPIPTGDVSEPPDNSAKQFAEERRFLQGPSSRRAELFRSLKIFREIIRGFRYLHFVGPCVTVFGSARFPENHRFYTQAREIGAELARAGFTVMTGGGPGIMEAANRGAKDVQGRSVGCNIVLPHEQNPNPYLDLFVEFDYFFVRKLMLAKYSYAFVACPGGFGTLDELFEIATLVQTTKVKAFPIILAGVEYWTPMLDFLRQTMLANGTIDAADIDRFIITDSAQEIAERISHSARTTFGLQHGVPRPRWWLGETDPIAYARKLKPIAVPKS
- the rplT gene encoding 50S ribosomal protein L20 — encoded protein: MRTRKGSARRQAKRRLFQRAEGYVGGRRRLYRTAKETLYRAGKFAYRDRRRKRRDFRRLWIIRLNAAARMHDLRYSQLIDGLNKANIELDRKILSDMAIHDPAGFAVVVAAAKSALGIS
- a CDS encoding TetR/AcrR family transcriptional regulator encodes the protein MQTGERLTDRKRVDILSAAVSCFSEMGFDNTSMDLIAQQAGVSKRTVYNHFPSKDRLFEAIVSQLKDHAARAVPLCYRSDETLERQLEPFCLGVIEFHCHPDSRVLGRILISRFIRNPQLGHEMFGNTKIFENLLVQWIQSAQKDKRILEGDANFASKQLLMLVEGFCVWPQLILNATNPSKPQKKKIANAAVKMFLQTYRAPSR
- the pheT gene encoding phenylalanine--tRNA ligase subunit beta, which encodes MLVSWEWLSDYVDLTVDHDEMATRWALTGLNHESTELIEGVPVIDLEVTSNRGDCLGHIGIAREAAVLLSQTLRIPQPNPSESGSAVSEQLRITNQFPEGCPRYIGRLIRGVNVGPSPEWLQKRLRAIGVKSINNVVDATNYVMFECGQPLHAFDFAQIRGGHIIVRRAEPKETFVAIDHKTYSLDQDMVVIADSERPVALGGVMGGVDSEVTEQTVDVLLEAADFVPMAIRRTARKLKLHSPASHRYERRVDAEQLEWASKRCCELILKLAGGTLQLGSVDTGRPGRSVPEITLREERIAKVLGIEVPWTTSVDILKRLGCSVVQSESSGTAAVLPPSYRMDLTREIDLIEEVARIYGYDKIPEDAVVPMVASARRPKDTMMQTVRNVCCGFGFSEAMTPSLISKSPASSISPWTEIAPLATVVPLLEGASQLRRSLVPSLIGSRLHNQQQSNKDVHLFETSNVYLPVTAGLPKEQFHLGVLGGVDLREVVGLFEEVIGRVCGWDLFEKQIQKEVVSWPFLQAESGVQWTLDGHALAWAGIVSRSIADGMKLDAAVGVGELNLDRLLTRAREVPRLQGIVPFPAVDRDLNLIVDEPLRWLELEQAVRHAAGPLCVGIAFQEVYRDTKKDGEGKKRILFSLQLQSATETLTSSQADEVIQQVVSRCKEQFGASLLA
- the pheS gene encoding phenylalanine--tRNA ligase subunit alpha gives rise to the protein MSLSRFLAALDELVEDATRSLASVDSTETLEALRVKFVGAKNGALKSVQKLLASVEVPDKPAAGKRFNEVRDTIQAALDAAATGLGGNASTHPSGPKLDPTLPGLRPRLGQLHPITQTIEHLKEIMGRLGFSVTEGPEIEDTWHNFVALNIPEDHPARDPLDNFYLATANKQAASDHDAMLLRSQTSTVQIRVMESQPLPLRIISLGRVYRPDAPDATHFPMFHQMEGLWVDKHVTMAQLKSVLRLFATSYLGSDVNVRFRPSFFPFTEPSVEVDYWWNGQWIEFGGAGMVDPNVFAHLNIDPEQYSGFAFGLGVERLCMRRFGITDIRDLYRSDVRFLRQFAS
- the rpmI gene encoding 50S ribosomal protein L35, whose translation is MTKQKTHKSTRKRFRLSANGKAKHRKAGTSHLAISKSAKKIRQLRGTKVLEPQFEKAIQEALRGYSY